The window GAGGGTCCATGGGGTTGTGGAGACTGGCTCTGTTTGACAGGGCGATATGGATCATCGTAAGGTCGGTCCGCATATGCCGGGTCATAGTAGCGATCGTCATACGGTTCGTCATAAACATCGTAGCGATCAGTGTAACGTTGGCTGGCAGACGGAGGGCCAACATAGGAGGGTTCACCATAGAGACGGGTTTCATAAGGGCGATCACTGTAGGGGCGCTCACCATAAGGACGATCAGCGGAAGAACGACCGGCATACGGATCACCGGGGCGCTCGCCATACAGCCGGTCTTGGTAAGGATTGTATGGCCGGTCATAATAAGGATCGTCGTAGGGCTGAGAAGAACGATGGTGGTAATCGGTTCCGTCTGGTCGTTTCTTCAGGATGGACCGGACTGGTTTGTATTCAGTGAGAGGGACGGCAATCCGGCCGTGATCATAGTCTATGCAGGTCCTCTGTCCAGGGTCTATGTCCACCAGAGACTTTTTGTAGGCAATCATGTCgttcagctcctccagctcccgcTTCTTCCTCGCGAGCTCGTCGTCCACGACTCCGCCGCGTCTGGGAGGAGGGCTaagctccctcctcctcttgtgACTTTCATCGCGCTCTCTGTTGATTTTGCTCCTCTTCTTGATTGCCCTGTCCTTGCTTCTCTCCTTGCTCCTGCTGCGACTCCTGCTGGAACTCTTGCTTCGGCTGCGACTCTTGCTGTGGCTCTTAGTGCGGCTCTTGACGGGCCGGTTTGGTATCTCTCGGCTTGGGCTTCGCCTGAACGTGCTTCCTTTACGGTCACGGTCAGCGCTGGTGCTGCGTCTCTTTTTGATGATACGTCCAAACTGGTCTCTGGGCGGAGTCTTGCTCCTACTTCTACTCCTGGCCCTATTCCTACTCGGACTCTTGCTCCTACTTCTACTCCTGGCCCTATTCCTACTCAGGCTCTTGCTCCTACTTCTGATCCTGGCCCTATTCCTACTCGGACTCTTGCTCCTACTTCTGATCCTGGCCCTACTCCTACTCGGACTCTTGCTCCTACTTCTGCTCCGGCCATATTTACGCTGAGAGGCACCGTAATCCCTTCTGCCAGTGCTGGTCTTGCTGTCCTGCGTTCTAAGATTTTTCACCACGGCCTTCAGCTTGTCTGTCTCTGGCTTTTCTTTCCTGAAAAGTCAGACAAGCTTATGAGAATAATTTCACAGAATTTGTATTTCTATATATCCTGTATAGATGCCAATGTGTCATTTAGTCAGGTTACTAATGTAACCTAGTGGTTTAACTATCTGAATTTACACATAAATAGgcaaacatttgatttttaaaagaacaagAACTCTTAGCACATCCCTATCTTTCACCCAATTATGTTCTCACAGAACATAGAAAAATCATTACTCACTCAGTGTCTTCTGTTTTTGCCAGCTTGATGGTCATCTACCAACAATACGCATATCAGAGAAAGttagaaaaaggaaattatCTCGTTCAACATCTTCAGCATTAGACCCGAAAATCATTCAGAAAATATATCACTTCCTAAAAGTATGTGGAAATTGATGTTAATGGACAAATCGCGGACAAAGTGGACAAAACTTTTTGCCATGTGAGAATTCTGTaactttaaacaacaaaacagacacatcttaactgtgtaaatataaatgaagtCCGCCTCACCTTTCCTTTATTCAACCCGACACCACCCAGTTTCCGAACGGCGAGGAAAACGCTCTCGGTGAAACGTTTTATCCTGATGGCCTGGTTCCCCCCCTCCGCCGTCTCATGCTTGGAGAAACAAATAGATGACATTATCCAAACCAGGACACCATAACCGGTATTTTAACCTTTAGATCTACAGAATATATGCTGCTGTTTAGAACAAAGTCTGTTTAAAGCCTGTTCACTGAGGAAGAACTTTTAAATTCATCAGAAGGGAAATGGGAGGGTAAAGGGGACGATGAAGATATTAAGAGGAGGATCCGGACTCACCGGGACGACGCTGAACTCCACCTTCTCGTTCAGCTCCAGTCTCCTCTTCTCGATCACCTCCGACATGTGGAAGTAGAGCTGAGGGTTCTGAGCACACTTGATGAGTCCGGAGTCGTGAGAGAACTCGATCACGATGCCCTGGTTAGAGAAACACAAAGCGTTAATCCAGTCGTCGCTGGTTGAGGCTCTGCagcagacctgggcattgtaaggcccgcgggatgattctgaccggcccgcgaaagattacatgataattagaaaataaaacatattttctaattatcttatgggtggactaaaaccgcattgcttttattttgaagcccatttattctcacagtgcacgcgatcgtgcacgtcaactgtgcacgtgaaatgcgtgtgattgacaacctgtcacCCCTGAAACATGCTAAcatgtcggctcatgccaaaaagaggaaagtgatgccgaaagcagaactttcaaacaaatatggactactaatgttttctttactgaagtccaggtgaacctgtgtgtttggtttgtggggagcatgtcgccgtgtttaaagaggacaattttcttttctcttttttttttttttttttttgcacagttctgaaaacattaaatgtttaatataggcatgtaaagtcaaaaaggctacaaaactgggacacttttctttacacagttcagtgacatgtcttgtttattttggctacaaagatgatgtgatgtctttagaaagctaagaaaacccttgtttcaatagtatatgaaactcaaaatgccctttgttattaatgtgactgaaaatgagtcaaatgtttcacattttgtttatcattttggaaattctatttgaataaatgatatttttgaaagctaacctcaccttttaattgccaaataataacatacactcttaccagcggtcaaaacaatgccatttactgctttttatatagaaataaaatgtatattatgcataattgagttcggcatgtTGGCCCGGccatccaaaatattttcagttgctcatttggccccctgggaaaaataattgcccacccctgctcTAACTTCTCCCCGGCGTTGGTTGAAAGGTCTTACGTGGCGACGTTGCTCAATGGACTCCTCGAAGGAGTCGGGGAGGATCTCCACGAAGGTCGCTCGTTCCTCTTTGGTCTCTCCATGGGTGGCGACGTTGAAGCGTACCTTCACAGGTGAGACACAGCTCAGACTAAACTTCTACAGAACTTCACATGATTTATAGTCAAGTACGTTTGCTTTATATgctgaagtttgtttttattctaacGTTTCTTAATTCATGGTAACGATGTTTTTTCTATTCtaatgttcctttttaaaatcGTTTTATGGTATCTACGGTTGGTTTAGTCGTGAGGCTCCTGGTTAAATGCTCTTGGCTTATTTTTTAGTTCGAGGTGTTCCGGTGCCCCTTGTCACCTTGTCTCCGTCCAGCATGGTGGCGGTGCTCAGCAGGTCGTTGGGTCCGAAGGGAAGCAGCTTCTGTTGACCGTCGATGGTCATCACCAGTCGACCCATCTCTGGGTCCGCTTtcactgctgctcctcctgcagcttgaGAAGcctgctgcttctccttcacctcctcctccttcatctccatctttctctcatCTCCTTCTGGTTTTCCTTCTGCATCTTCCTTCTCATCTTCATCAATTTTCTCCTCTTTAATTTTGACctgcaggaaagaaaacatttaatttaggGCTAAATAAAAGGAATGAACAACAGAACCATTTgcaggttttttcttttgcacCTGTCCACCTCCTTGTTGATCCTTGTTCTCCTCGGGCTCCTTCTTGATCTCCTTACGTGGATATTTGGAAATGGCTTTGAGGACGGTGCCTTGGAATCGCTCCTTGCTGAGGTCGTCCAGCGTGTCGGGGCTTCTTACTTTGACGCCGAGCGGCGTCCactgagaggaagaagacgGAGAGCGGTCAGAAACACTTCAGTTGGTCAAAAGGTAAAGAATCAGATGATTATTAGTTCAATGACGGTTCCATGAGTTCATTGTCAGTTCTTTAACTACTGAGATGTTAATAAGCTGTTCAAAGAGAACTTAACttatcttacatttttattaatttagcaACTAACAACTAAacctaaaactaaactaaactaactatAAACTGATTATTCAAACTTAACTCacactaaacattaaatatgatcTGAAACTACAATAAATGTTAGACTACCCTCAACCTTAAACATAACCCTCTACGAATGCTTCTTAACGAGGTGTGACTGCGTTTCATCTTCTGCTGTTTTGAGTCCCGTGAagataaaaacatcaaagaacTCGTCGGTCGTATGTTTCTTACTTTGCATTTAGCCGCTGCCAACGCCGCCGAtacttcctccctcttcttcctctctgcctctctccgttgctcctccacctcctcctccctcctcttcctctcctgctcctcccgtttcctcctctcctcctcctccctcctcttcctcttctcctcctcctcccgtctcTTCTGCTCCTGTAGGATTTGATCCTCAACCCTCTTGGTCCTCAACAGCCTGATGGCTCTCCGGTCCGACTTCACCTGCAGAATCAAAACGTCGAGTGTGAAACCGGTTCACTTCCTGTCGTGTGTCGTCCAGCAGCTGTTCCTCAGACTCACCATGGCGACCGTAAACTCCACCTCCTTGTGGATGTCGCTGCTGTTGAACTTGATTTCGCTGAAGTTCTCACAGATGTCAAAAGGAAGCTCACCGTGCTCCTCGGAGTTGACGATTCCTTCTTCTGGACCCAGAAATGTGATGATGCCCTGAAACACAGACACTTAGCGTTCACTCTCCATCGCCACAGAGGAAGAACATGAGACGGAACCAGTGACGGCGGCTCGTGGTACCAGCTCTCTCTTCTCCTTGGTGTAGCTGAAGGTGAAGGGGATTTTGGGTTTGATGTTGGCCGCCCTCCTCTTCCCGGTGCCGAtgtccaccagcaggttgaTCAACACGTGGTCGTTCTTCAGCAGCGTGACGCCGCAGTCCCGATGGTCGAAGGTCACGTTGGTCTTGAGGGGGCCGATGTTGGCGTGGATCTGACCCGGGTAACCCTGCATGTTGggctgcagggagagaggaaCCAGTAAAACCAGTTAGAGCCCATCAGATTTCAACATTGTCCTCCAAACAAGGAGATTAAAGAAGGATGAGGCTGAAATTACAGACGGCTTCATCATCAGTGAGGTTCTGGAGGCTTTACGTGCAGTAGTTCAGACCAGGATGTGCATCTATATCCACTAATAccttcatgtatttatttaacctttCTTCATCATTTCACCTCAAACTGTTTGGTTCATTTGACAAATGATATTTTCATTCCCCACCAGGTTCTTTCATGTAGATGATATCATTGAATGAGCAGAAAACATCCTGTATCACTACGTATACCGTCATCATCCCGTGTCCTCTAACAAAGCGATCAACTGGGTTCATGGCGTGGCGCCTCCTCACCGTGGGCTCTATGATTGGCTGGCTGACGATGCCCTCGTACAGCTCCGTGTCCAGCTTCATGTTGACACCGAGCTCCGGCCTGACGCCGGCCTTCCCATTCAGCCAAAGGTCTTCGTCACTGGCGGCGCTATGGGTGGCAGCTTCCTCAGCGGCGGCTGTGGCGGCAGAGAGCGTCAGGAGGAGGGGCTCCTTCACCCGCCGGATCCGGATGgccctcttccctcctctcagcTGAGGAGAAACCAACACAAATGCTGTTTCAGAATGACCTCTTAGAAAGGAAGGAAGTCAAGTCtgtgacaggaagtgaacaAGTCTCTGAAGGTCCTCACCGTCAAGACGGTGAACTCCACCTCCTCGTTGATGTCCTCGGCGGTGAACTCAATGTCGCTGAAGTTCTCTCTGGTGCTGAAGGGGAGCTCGCCTTGTTCGTCACACTTGATGACACCTTCACTGTCCTTCAGGATGATGATGAGTCCCTGAAAGAGTTTAGAAACATGGACTCAAAGACAGAATCTGATCCGGAGCCTCCAGAGAATACAGACATGTTTACAGCTGAATCTGATGTCTGTGTGACAGGAACTGGATGAAGAGTTTAGAGTCAGGATCTCATTAGTGAAGTCAGTCTTTGTGTAGAAACATCTGCCACCTGGTGTCCCAGTTAAAATATAGAGTCAACAACCACACAGATCTAAAAAGTGCAGCAAAAAAGGTGTCTTTGAAACTGATAGAGTTCCTTTATGATCAGCGTCTGTCAAACAAACCGCCCTGATTCAGGTCTCTGGTCAGGTCTCTGGTCAGGTGTCTGGTCAGGTCTCTGTGAGGTCACTGTGAGGTCTCCAGTCGGGTCTCCGGTCGGGTCTCTGGTCGGGTCTCTGGTCGGGTCTCTGGTCAGGGTCTGACCTTCTCTCTGATCTCCTTGGTGTGGCTGAAGGTGGAGGGGATCTGGGGTTTGATGTTGGTGGCTCTCCTCTTCTCGCTGACGATGTCGGTCAGCAGGTTGATGAGCACCTGGTCGTCCTTCAGCAGCGTCACCGTGCTGTCCTTCCTGTCGAACGTCAGGTTGGTCCTCAGCGGCCCGATGTCCACGTGGACCTGACCCGGGTACTGGCGCTCGCCGGGCTGCAGACCGACCAAACAGGAAGGGTCAGAGACAGTAAACAGGAAGGAGGACGGGCGGACGCGTGTCATCTAAACTGACCTGAGGCTCGGCGATGGGCTGACTGACCACCGCCTCGAAGATCTCCGTGTCCACGTTCTCGGTTCCACCAGGAGCCACCTTCACGTCCGTCGCTATCAAACCGTTCTgcttcaaacacaaacaacaatcaCATGACGACATTTCTAAAGAGAGATTAACACAAAGAACACATGAAGGATGTCAGAGCTAAAACAAGAAGACGACCTAGGAACAGTGAGGAACTCtaatcttcttcctcctcaagCTTCTTGTATCAATGTTAACTCCTGTTACTTCATGAACAGAGCAGATATTCACAGATATTAATGTTTACTCCACGTTTGAAGGGTCGTCACTGTAGAACCAACCAGCTTTATGCTCACAGAGTCTCACTCACTCTGGTTCTACACCTGGTTGTGTTATTAGGATGAaggtgatgaggatgaggatggtgatgaggatgaagatgatgatgatgaagccgACTCACCTTCTCCTTGCAGGCGGTGAAGTGAACTCTGACCCCGGGCGTCATGGCTTTGGGGTTTCCAAAGAAGGCGGCGAAGCTGAAGGTGAACTTCTCCAGATCTTCTCTCTCGATGTAGCCGAAGGTGGGCTGAGGatcagagagagacggactcAGACTATGGACTGGATCTGGATTCAGACGGACTCAGACTACGGACTGGATCTGGATTCAGACGGACTCAGATAGAGTCCAGCTGAGGAGGCGGACTTGTCCCTCCAACAGAGACAATACTGGACTCAGATACATCAGACGTTCTTATGAACTCATAAATATCCCATTAAAACAGTTGACAGACATTTCTGATATTGACAAAGGTTAACAGGAGAAACATGGATTTATCTCTGGACCAGAACATCATGAGTCATGTTACCCCGATGAAGGAGATGATCCCTGTGGACCGACCAGGAGGAGGCctgagaacacaaacacaccgccgtcagaagaagaagaagaggaagaagagaccAGACAAACTCCAGCTTCTAATAACTAACTTACTTATCAAATGTGCGTTTCCCCAGCAGGCCCAGAGCTCTGTTGGTCTTGGTGGGATCAGGTTTGGGTTTCTGGGCAGAAGGGTGGTCAGCCGACGGCGTTTTAGTGACGGCCAGATCCTCTGTGGGATTCTTTGTTTCCCCCGGAGTCGACTCAGAAACTGGAGCTGAAATTAGGGCTTTGATCTGAAGAACACAAACCAGATCTACATGTGATCCTGATGAAGACCTGGACTCAGATGTCTAAGTACTGATACCACAAATACTCTGATCCagttcagtaaaagtactaatcagaatcagaatcagctttatttgccaagtatgtGTATGTGGACAGCAGGATAAGGGAGGCCTACACATTTAACTTATATAcacaagtataaatatatatatatatatatgaacataaaaacacaacaacagtactaaagtagtattagctgtaaaGGGATGGTTGGCCCTCGGATTATGTCGGTGGTGATGAACCAGTAGGGccgttagggttagttaaaccagataaccagtaggaccattaagaggatctggttgttagggttagttaaaccagataaccagtaggaccattaagaggatctggttgttagggttagttaaaccagttaaccagtaggaccctttagaggatctggttgttagggttagttcatgcatttgttccctctagactagattactgtaactccttattatcaggctgctctaataggtctcttagatctttacagttgatccagaatgctgcagcacgtgttctaacaaacaCTAAgtaaagagatcatattactccagtattagcttctctgcactggctccctgttaaatcaagaatagaatttaaaatccttctactcacctacaaagctctaactggccaggcaccgtcttatcttaaggaacttatagttccatattacccaactagagagctgcgctccatcaatgcagggttacttgtggttcctagagtatataaaagtaggatgggagccagagccttcagttatcaggctcctcttctgtggaaccaggttccagtttcagtccggggggccgacacactcaccactttcaagagcaggcttaagaccttcctttctgatagcgcttatagttaggactggttcaggtttatagttaggactggttcaggtctatagttagggctggttcaggttctccttggtccagcccctagatatgctgctatatgcctagacagccgggggactacctaggatacgctgagctcctctctcctcttctctccctccttctttatgtattaatctcctatttatgcacattactgattttgcttcttccctggagttcttgtgctttctcgcctcgcaggttcccaggaatcagagttatatttggactgtcatcgtgccacctgctgaggccctgctgacacccactgctactaccactatcattattagtcacattactattattattatcattattagtcacattattattattattgcctgtactattacgcttattgactttgcttctaccctggagtctttgtgctttctcgctttgcaggtttccatgaatcattgtggtacctggaccgtggtcgtgcctcctgctgtgacccggctgacaccgactgctaggGTTAGTTAAAgcagataaccagtaggaccattaagaggatctggttgttagggttagttaaaccagataaccagtagaTAACCTGGGTGTGTTTAAACCTCCTCCTAGTACAGGGACCAGGTCTGTTACTTTACTCACCCATTCAGGCTGATCAGGCGGTGGGTTGAGCATCACCTCTTCCACAACGgtctgaacacagagagagaatcTAATCAATCACATTGACATGATCAATTAAAGAGGAAGAAGTGGACCTCATGAGGTCCACTGAGAAGGAAGCTGCTGAGCTGCTCACCTCTCCGGTCCAGCCGGGCGGAGGGTAGCTCAGGTACCCCAGCGGAGGCACGCAGGCTGGAGGGGGATGGGAGGGATGGGCACCGGTCCGTAGGCTGCGGGGTCCGGGGGATCGGTGGTACAGGCAGTACTGGTGCTGGTGGAACAGGCTCTGGCCCCCACAGCTCAGGGGGACGTTCAGGACCCCAGCCAGGGGGTCTCCAGCCCGGAGGAGGTCTCATGTCATCGGGGTGGGGGGTCTCCAGTCATCGGGGTGGGGGGTCTCCAGTCATCGGGGTGGGGGGTCTCCAGTCATCGGGGTGGGGGGTCTCCAGTCCTCTGGGTGGGGGGTCTCCAGTCATCTGGGTGGGGGGTCTCCAGTCATctgggtggggggtggggggggtctCCAGTCCTCTGGGTGAAGCCCCCACCCCGGCGGCGGGGATGGTCCTCTTGGTGCCCATCCTCTAGGAGGAGGCCCCCATTCATCGGGCGGCAACGGCCAAccaccaggaggaggaggaccccacccccaggaggaggaggaccccacccccaggaggaggaggaccccACCCCCCAGGAGGACCCATGTCGAACAGAGGTCCGTCCTCGCCCATCGGTCCCATGGGGGGTCGGGTCCGCATCGGTCCGTGTCCTCGTCCCATTCCCTCCCCGGAACAAAGCTGACGTCAACGCAGGAAGCTAGGTGGCTAAGCTAGCAGGCTAAGCTAGCAGGCTAAGCTAGGTGGCTAAGCTAGCAGGCTAAGCTAGCTGCAGAGATAACTGACACAGACCAGAAGATGTCTGCTGACTCATTTAAACACGTTTATAGAGTTCAAAGCTAAAGCCTGAACAACCCATgctcttcttcgtcttcttcgtcttcttcttcgtcttcttcgtGAGTTCTACGGCAGACTGGGCTCGCAGCTCCACAGCGCCCCGCCGCCTCGCTGCGGTGGGAAAGGGAACTGCAGCAGGTGAAGGTGACCAGAGAGCTTCTCTTTGCTTCATGACTGGCCCACAGctttatttatgattatatCGGTATATTAATTAGTATTGGTGATATGTGAAGACATATATTTGGACCTTATGGCTTCCATCTTCACGATAACAAACCATCATTTATCATAAATCATCTTtgaaaaacacctttttgtTCCTGCAGATATTAAGTTTGTAAACGTTTTTGCAAagtaaaaactataaaaacgGGGCCTGAGTTaagatttatatttgtttgacatCACATTTCAAGAACATcatcaaaagtaaaatataaatataataaaataaagtcaaatagttaaatataaatataataaaataaagtcagaCTTCATctaaagttaaatataaatataataaaataaattcaaatagttcaatataaatataaaatcaaatagttaaatataataaaataaagtcaaatagttaaataaaattataataaaataaagtcaaatataaatatataaaatcaaatagttaaatataaatataataaaataatattaactcagttaaatataaatataataaaataaagtcaaatagataaatataataaaataaactcagttaaatataaatataataaagacaaatagttaaatataaatataataaaatgaaactgttaaatataataaaataaagtcaaatagttaaatataaatataataaaatagttaaatataaatataataaaatagttaaatataataaagtcaaatagttaaatataaatataataaaataaagtcaaatagttaaatataaatataataaaataaactcagttaaatacaaatataataaaaataaagttaaatataaatataataaaataaagtcagttaaatataaatataataaaataaagtcagagtcgttctgcagcagaaaaagcttttatttagtttgatgCAGAAGTCGCTCGACTCCAACAGAGAAACCAGAAGAACATTAAAGAACATCAACAAACAGGGAGCCGAAACCAGCTGGActcagaccagaccagacccaCATCTCAGCTGGACTCAGACCAGACCCACATCTCAGAGTCTTCACTGAGCCTGGATCAATTGATCCATTGGTCGATTGATTGATCGGTTATTGCAGTGATACTTCAGAGGCTCCTACAGAAACTGGCTCAAGATCAGTTTCTTTAGATGCACAGAAACATCCAACTCTACAAACACGTAAAAAAACCTCATCTGAGATCAGTTTGTTTCTATTTGTCTTTActcatcataaaaataaatcaaggcAGAGCGTgtgatgaaacaataaatcttTAGACAACTCCGGATCAATAATCCCTTTTTTCagcagcaggaaacaaacaaacactttgttCTGTCGGAGAAATCCTTCACCATCGCCGTCGGGCAGAAGGACGAAACCGGATCCACCACCGGATCCAGAACCGGGTTCAGTCCAGAAGAGACCACGAGGAAAAGAAAAGTTCTCCGATCCACAAAGTCACAGAAACTCGGAAAATCTGAACGGtcacaaaagtaaaaatccTCGTTTCACACTGGTTTAGACAGTTTGAACTGGTTTAAACTGTTTGAACTGGttttaaaagtgt is drawn from Anoplopoma fimbria isolate UVic2021 breed Golden Eagle Sablefish chromosome 6, Afim_UVic_2022, whole genome shotgun sequence and contains these coding sequences:
- the si:dkeyp-121d4.3 gene encoding uncharacterized protein si:dkeyp-121d4.3 isoform X2 codes for the protein MLNPPPDQPEWIKALISAPVSESTPGETKNPTEDLAVTKTPSADHPSAQKPKPDPTKTNRALGLLGKRTFDKPPPGRSTGIISFIGPTFGYIEREDLEKFTFSFAAFFGNPKAMTPGVRVHFTACKEKNGLIATDVKVAPGGTENVDTEIFEAVVSQPIAEPQPGERQYPGQVHVDIGPLRTNLTFDRKDSTVTLLKDDQVLINLLTDIVSEKRRATNIKPQIPSTFSHTKEIREKGLIIILKDSEGVIKCDEQGELPFSTRENFSDIEFTAEDINEEVEFTVLTLRGGKRAIRIRRVKEPLLLTLSAATAAAEEAATHSAASDEDLWLNGKAGVRPELGVNMKLDTELYEGIVSQPIIEPTPNMQGYPGQIHANIGPLKTNVTFDHRDCGVTLLKNDHVLINLLVDIGTGKRRAANIKPKIPFTFSYTKEKRELGIITFLGPEEGIVNSEEHGELPFDICENFSEIKFNSSDIHKEVEFTVAMVKSDRRAIRLLRTKRVEDQILQEQKRREEEEKRKRREEEERRKREEQERKRREEEVEEQRREAERKKREEVSAALAAAKCKWTPLGVKVRSPDTLDDLSKERFQGTVLKAISKYPRKEIKKEPEENKDQQGGGQVKIKEEKIDEDEKEDAEGKPEGDERKMEMKEEEVKEKQQASQAAGGAAVKADPEMGRLVMTIDGQQKLLPFGPNDLLSTATMLDGDKVRFNVATHGETKEERATFVEILPDSFEESIEQRRHGIVIEFSHDSGLIKCAQNPQLYFHMSEVIEKRRLELNEKVEFSVVPHETAEGGNQAIRIKRFTESVFLAVRKLGGVGLNKGKMTIKLAKTEDTEKEKPETDKLKAVVKNLRTQDSKTSTGRRDYGASQRKYGRSRSRSKSPSRSRARIRSRSKSPSRNRARIRSRSKSLSRNRARSRSRSKSPSRNRARSRSRSKTPPRDQFGRIIKKRRSTSADRDRKGSTFRRSPSREIPNRPVKSRTKSHSKSRSRSKSSSRSRSRSKERSKDRAIKKRSKINRERDESHKRRRELSPPPRRGGVVDDELARKKRELEELNDMIAYKKSLVDIDPGQRTCIDYDHGRIAVPLTEYKPVRSILKKRPDGTDYHHRSSQPYDDPYYDRPYNPYQDRLYGERPGDPYAGRSSADRPYGERPYSDRPYETRLYGEPSYVGPPSASQRYTDRYDVYDEPYDDRYYDPAYADRPYDDPYRPVKQSQSPQPHGPSPSSQPAQVPSASTQPPLMNTAATSSSQPSLRPPSPTEPPPRSPSPTLKNTTPRQAPPPVKPPLDRFLDMLNKKVDAEKKSEPVYVNDDLLPHERALQDGSGFSRIVGLAQEQPSSSLALDGKNTQISPKRSSVERTSEEPKNKTEPYDKIQSLLRTIGLKLSTGDMSKLASRAQEKIYSPKSSSLERETMSSSREERQTSRTSSVELDHIYSPSPTRSSSLEPLGRSKAVSEYEGFLDQQELEVLQKAQQQQSLTRTMGSTPSTTSPPTAPPGPPPAQYQHPPPPINWPLGVTTQIPPEQSSTTPSMVSQVSPAAGQPPQRFGLPPGPPPGPPPRRPAQPPPGPPPGPPPQQPPGQSPFAPPFSHEVFPFIGQPPSAPALNSSSPLQPLITATVSPPPSTATTSSPANVNQSTISTTVARCLKVIETVKSLAVQPPAKPVKSVQFSLPTVSPSASSHQTSTEADDEIKNKQKEKLDSYNQRVIEKREQYYKDWLSRKNQSGEWKDGMRIFPGMPNASEPKNVWICGHSLVYWAESRAKSPEVGMQLGMDPSKVTIWWKGTQGMTWSQLLPQLHQLKVTWPNPDVLIMHLGGNDLSTDSPTDLLASVKKDLTSMRSIFPQCILVWSNILPRRVWRHSTDNHEVDLVRTTVNRRIQNIISELGGTSLTHDNIRCGTNTGLYRADGVHLSPKGIDVFNLNLQDFLEKWEMELT